One genomic window of Panicum hallii strain FIL2 chromosome 6, PHallii_v3.1, whole genome shotgun sequence includes the following:
- the LOC112897279 gene encoding xyloglucan endotransglycosylase/hydrolase protein 8-like, with protein sequence MAGRSLALLAVSLALLQVASAARSWLTQFTTDGVVRTGYDTSGQKVMMLNLDRSSGPAGFNSKEQFLYGEFSIEMKLIPGNSAGTVSCFYLSSGTDDWRDEIDMEFMGNSSGQPVVLNTNVWANGDGKKEHQFDLWFDPSADYHTYTIIWNPENILFKVDNVFIRSFKRYADLPYPSSKPMTLHATLWDGSYWATEKGKVPIDWNNAPFVVSFRSFYANACVSGGACHAGRDGWMHRQLDAAEWGTVRWAERNYMRYNYCQDGYRFPQGFPAECNRN encoded by the exons ATGGCAGGGCGTTCTCTGGCTCTGCTCGCCGTCTCCCTCGCGCTCTTGCAGGTCGcctcggcggcgaggtcctggctCACCCAGTTCACCACGGATGGCGTCGTCCGCACGGGGTACGACACTTCAGGCCAGAAGGTGATGATGCTCAATCTCGACCGGAGCTCCGGCCCCGCTGGCTTCAACTCCAAGGAGCAGTTCCTCTACGGCGAGTTCAGCATCGAGATGAAGCTCATCCCCGGGAACTCCGCCGGCACCGTCTCCTGCTTCTAC CTTTCGTCCGGCACCGACGATTGGCGCGACGAGATCGACATGGAGTTCATGGGCAACTCTAGCGGCCAACCGGTGGTGCTCAACACCAACGTGTGGGCCAACGGCGACGGCAAGAAGGAGCACCAGTTCGACCTGTGGTTCGACCCCTCCGCCGACTACCACACCTACACCATCATCTGGAACCCGGAGAACATCCTCTTCAAGGTGGACAACGTGTTCATCCGCTCCTTCAAGCGCTATGCCGACCTCCCCTACCCGAGCTCCAAGCCCATGACGCTGCACGCCACGCTGTGGGACGGCAGCTACTGGGCCACCGAGAAGGGCAAGGTCCCCATCGACTGGAACAACGCACCCTTCGTCGTCTCCTTCCGGAGCTTCTACGCCAACGCCTGCGTCAGCGGCGGCGCGTGCCACGCCGGCAGGGACGGGTGGATGCACAGGCAGCTCGACGCCGCCGAGTGGGGCACCGTCAGGTGGGCGGAGCGCAACTACATGCGCTACAACTACTGCCAGGATGGGTACAGATTCCCGCAGGGGTTCCCCGCCGAGTGCAACCGCAACTGA